In a single window of the Drosophila albomicans strain 15112-1751.03 chromosome 3, ASM965048v2, whole genome shotgun sequence genome:
- the LOC117570040 gene encoding uncharacterized protein LOC117570040 isoform X1 yields the protein MKYLKACGIAVTIINLLFSIVIIRALLDIGMVDRECSKENCANMPLLWIVVLISNIIFNVCILGYIFYNEQSAIRAWKYFSIVFVCLIVAPTCEETFVGKIKLMFIIFIVKIFISIIIIVIVEKTLPQKDDLPNSIQFYATNRIPTNSTNQRSNFATSAGTRRYRQRQQYESWSENERIELPNTQFEYDFTIGELLINGGTGSDKNDFGNCDDSDRQNNGSLNNDNDGCCQISNDDNCGGGYDYSCTNDYESNNCGCDDSGGYDCGGDDD from the exons ATGAAATACTTGAAGGCTTGTGGAATTGCTGTTACCATCATCAATCTGTTGTTCTCGATTGTAATTATTAGGGCATTATTAGATATTGGCATGGTTGATAGAGAATGCAGTAAAGAGAATTGTG ctaaTATGCCATTACTTTGGATTGTAGTTTTAATCAgcaacataatttttaatgtgtgtATTCTTGGTTACATATTCTACAATGAGCAATCTGCAATTAGAGCgtggaaatatttttcaatagtatttgtttgtttgatcgTTGCGCCAACTTGTGAAGAAACATTTGTTGGAAAGATCAAGTTAATGTTCATTATATTTATCG ttaaaatatttatttcgattattATAATAGTCATTGTTGAAAAGACATTACCACAGAAAGATGATTtgccaaattcaattcaattctatGCTACAAATAGAATACCAACTAATTCAACCAATCAAAGAAGTAACTTTGCGACTTCGGCCGGTACTAGAAGATATCGTCAGCGTCAACAATATGAGAGCTGGAGTGAAAATGAGAGAATTGAGTTGCCAAATACTCAATTTGAATATGATTTTACAATTGGTGAACTATTGATCAATGGTGGCACTGGCTCagataaaaatgattttggGAACTGTGATGATTCTGATAGACAGAATAATGGCTCACTCAATAATGATAACGATGGATGCTGTCAGATCTCAAACGATGATAATTGTGGAGGTGGTTATGATTATAGTTGCACAAATGATTATGAATCTAATAATTGTGGTTGCGATGACTCTGGAGGTTATGACTGTGGTGGCGACGATGATTAA
- the LOC117570040 gene encoding uncharacterized protein LOC117570040 isoform X2 → MKYLKACGIAVTIINLLFSIVIIRALLDIGMVDRECSKENCANMPLLWIVVLISNIIFNVCILGYIFYNEQSAIRAWKYFSIVFVCLIVAPTCEETFVGKIKLMFIIFIVIVEKTLPQKDDLPNSIQFYATNRIPTNSTNQRSNFATSAGTRRYRQRQQYESWSENERIELPNTQFEYDFTIGELLINGGTGSDKNDFGNCDDSDRQNNGSLNNDNDGCCQISNDDNCGGGYDYSCTNDYESNNCGCDDSGGYDCGGDDD, encoded by the exons ATGAAATACTTGAAGGCTTGTGGAATTGCTGTTACCATCATCAATCTGTTGTTCTCGATTGTAATTATTAGGGCATTATTAGATATTGGCATGGTTGATAGAGAATGCAGTAAAGAGAATTGTG ctaaTATGCCATTACTTTGGATTGTAGTTTTAATCAgcaacataatttttaatgtgtgtATTCTTGGTTACATATTCTACAATGAGCAATCTGCAATTAGAGCgtggaaatatttttcaatagtatttgtttgtttgatcgTTGCGCCAACTTGTGAAGAAACATTTGTTGGAAAGATCAAGTTAATGTTCATTATATTTATCG TCATTGTTGAAAAGACATTACCACAGAAAGATGATTtgccaaattcaattcaattctatGCTACAAATAGAATACCAACTAATTCAACCAATCAAAGAAGTAACTTTGCGACTTCGGCCGGTACTAGAAGATATCGTCAGCGTCAACAATATGAGAGCTGGAGTGAAAATGAGAGAATTGAGTTGCCAAATACTCAATTTGAATATGATTTTACAATTGGTGAACTATTGATCAATGGTGGCACTGGCTCagataaaaatgattttggGAACTGTGATGATTCTGATAGACAGAATAATGGCTCACTCAATAATGATAACGATGGATGCTGTCAGATCTCAAACGATGATAATTGTGGAGGTGGTTATGATTATAGTTGCACAAATGATTATGAATCTAATAATTGTGGTTGCGATGACTCTGGAGGTTATGACTGTGGTGGCGACGATGATTAA